A single region of the Aeromonas hydrophila subsp. hydrophila ATCC 7966 genome encodes:
- the kdpA gene encoding potassium-transporting ATPase subunit KdpA has protein sequence MWQEIIYPVAFVLLVLLPAPLLGNYLYRVFEGKSRWLAPLERATLACCGTDGREQDWKSYALSLLAFNGAGFGLLFLILLAQGLLPLNPQQLPGLNWQLAFNTAVSFMTNTNWQAYSGEASLSYFSQMVGLTTQNFVSAATGAAVAIALFRGIARQQTTHLGNFWQDLVRFCLYVLLPMALILALLLVWQGVPQSLSAYLPFHALEGQEQLLPLGPAASQIAIKQLGSNGGGFFGINSAHPFENPTALSNWLEMVALLTLAAAMVCTLGRYVKDLAHSRAILIAMTIMLVLGLCLAIGQELQPDPALAHLTSEAGNWEGKESRFGPVLSSIWEVATTAASNGSVNAMHDSFAPLAGMVAMINMLLGEVVFGGVGAGIYGMMLFVLLTVFLCGLMVGRTPTYLGKRLGITEMKWVVASMLVMPVGVLVIGGITLLMPDSATVIGHDGPHGLSRLIYAYASAAGNNGSAFAGFAAADSWQCIAIGLAMLLGRFGYIIPVLAIAGQLARAPRQERSEGDFPVSGPLFITLLIVTVLLMGGLSFLPVLALGPVAEHLSLLGGAF, from the coding sequence ATGTGGCAAGAGATCATCTATCCCGTCGCGTTCGTGCTGCTGGTGCTGCTGCCAGCGCCTCTGCTTGGCAACTACCTCTATCGAGTGTTTGAAGGCAAGAGTCGCTGGCTGGCCCCGCTTGAGCGCGCCACCCTGGCCTGCTGCGGCACCGACGGGCGCGAGCAGGACTGGAAGTCCTACGCCCTCAGCCTGCTGGCCTTCAACGGCGCCGGCTTCGGCCTGCTGTTCCTGATCCTGCTGGCGCAGGGGCTGCTGCCCCTCAACCCGCAGCAGCTGCCCGGGCTGAACTGGCAACTCGCCTTCAACACCGCGGTCAGCTTCATGACCAACACCAACTGGCAGGCCTACTCCGGCGAAGCCAGCCTCTCCTACTTCAGCCAGATGGTGGGGCTCACCACCCAGAACTTCGTCTCCGCCGCCACCGGCGCCGCCGTAGCCATCGCCCTGTTTCGCGGCATCGCCCGCCAGCAGACCACCCACCTCGGCAACTTCTGGCAGGATCTGGTGCGTTTCTGTCTCTATGTGCTGCTGCCGATGGCGCTGATCCTGGCGCTGCTGCTGGTCTGGCAGGGGGTGCCCCAGAGTCTGTCGGCCTACCTACCGTTCCACGCCCTGGAAGGCCAGGAGCAGCTGCTGCCGCTCGGCCCGGCCGCCTCCCAGATCGCCATCAAGCAGCTCGGCTCCAACGGCGGTGGCTTCTTCGGCATCAACTCGGCCCATCCGTTCGAGAACCCCACCGCCCTCTCCAACTGGCTGGAGATGGTCGCCCTGCTGACGCTGGCCGCCGCCATGGTCTGCACCCTGGGTCGCTACGTGAAGGATCTGGCCCACAGCCGCGCCATCCTCATCGCCATGACCATCATGCTGGTGCTGGGGCTCTGCCTCGCCATCGGCCAGGAGCTGCAGCCGGATCCGGCCCTCGCCCACCTCACCAGCGAAGCCGGCAACTGGGAAGGCAAGGAGAGCCGCTTCGGCCCCGTGCTCTCCAGCATCTGGGAAGTGGCCACCACCGCCGCTTCCAACGGCTCGGTCAACGCCATGCACGACAGCTTCGCCCCGCTCGCCGGCATGGTCGCCATGATCAACATGCTGCTGGGTGAAGTGGTGTTTGGCGGTGTCGGGGCCGGCATCTACGGCATGATGCTGTTCGTGCTGCTGACCGTGTTCCTGTGCGGCCTGATGGTGGGGCGTACCCCCACCTATCTGGGCAAACGGCTCGGCATCACCGAGATGAAGTGGGTGGTCGCCAGCATGCTGGTGATGCCGGTCGGGGTATTGGTGATCGGCGGCATTACCCTGCTGATGCCGGACTCCGCCACCGTCATCGGTCACGACGGCCCCCACGGCCTGTCCCGGCTGATCTATGCCTACGCCTCGGCCGCCGGCAACAACGGCTCCGCCTTCGCCGGCTTTGCCGCCGCCGACAGCTGGCAGTGCATCGCCATCGGGCTGGCCATGCTGCTCGGCCGCTTCGGCTACATCATCCCGGTGCTGGCCATCGCCGGCCAGCTGGCCCGCGCCCCGCGCCAGGAGCGAAGCGAGGGGGACTTCCCCGTCAGCGGCCCGCTCTTCATCACCCTGCTGATCGTCACTGTGCTGCTGATGGGGGGTCTCTCCTTCCTGCCGGTGCTGGCGCTGGGCCCGGTGGCGGAACACCTGAGCCTGCTGGGAGGTGCCTTCTGA
- a CDS encoding ATP-binding protein has translation MSGLFSKTAKAVGRNGLSYRLLSYILVCSTVLAMIITVLQLAWDYRKDVAVIEDSIGQIEASFLQPIAASLWNLDEEQVKVQIEGIMNLPNMQFVMVKEMLGNSEVPLLTQGVERESYDISREFNLTYQGEVVGKLFVAASLEQIYQRLIEKSVLIMVSQTIKTLVVSFCILIIIYYLVVRHLNRIANYAQKFNLDRLAIELTLEGRPLPRKKPDELDTLVATLNQMRTRLNDEFAARHQAAEQLQQERDFSATLINSANMVICCMEPDLNIASINPAAILLTGYHQQEILQHNWLDLFVSKAQRDELAATLADHGSIEDKEVIMHDQQGHELVLQWTFAPFYEGPNLKYLIGFGYDITRLKKVEREIIQLNEQLEGKVVERTRSLSDANDQLGKAYDDLKQAQQTLVESEKMASLGSLVAGVAHEINTPIGISVTASSYLQERVADFKQHIDSKQLSRSYLTEFTVNLDESMQLLQGNLRRASELIASFKQVAVDQSSEARYNFSLADNLHQVVVSLGHKLKKAQCEVDIQCDPKLSIFSFPGSFTQIYSNLILNSINHGFDNWDKPKKITIKVEQQGEELLIDYSDNGRGIPPEILPRIFDPFVTSKRGQGGSGLGTHIIYNLVVQLLRGRINCVSEPDNGAQFHIRLPIQHN, from the coding sequence ATGTCAGGACTCTTCTCCAAGACCGCTAAGGCCGTCGGCCGTAACGGACTCTCATACCGCCTGCTCTCCTACATTCTGGTGTGCAGTACCGTATTGGCGATGATCATTACGGTGTTGCAGCTTGCCTGGGATTACCGCAAGGACGTGGCCGTGATCGAGGACAGCATCGGCCAGATCGAGGCTTCCTTCCTGCAGCCCATCGCCGCCAGCCTGTGGAACCTGGACGAAGAGCAGGTCAAGGTACAGATCGAAGGCATCATGAACCTGCCCAACATGCAGTTCGTGATGGTGAAGGAGATGCTCGGCAACTCGGAAGTGCCGCTGCTGACCCAGGGGGTGGAGCGGGAAAGCTACGACATCTCCCGCGAGTTCAACCTCACCTATCAGGGCGAGGTGGTGGGCAAGCTGTTCGTCGCCGCCTCCCTCGAACAGATCTACCAGCGCCTGATCGAGAAATCGGTGCTGATCATGGTCAGCCAGACTATCAAGACCCTGGTGGTCTCGTTCTGCATCCTGATCATCATCTACTACCTGGTGGTGCGGCACCTCAACCGCATCGCCAACTATGCCCAGAAGTTCAATCTGGACCGGCTGGCCATCGAGCTGACCCTGGAGGGGCGCCCCCTGCCCCGCAAGAAACCCGACGAACTCGACACCCTGGTTGCCACCCTAAACCAGATGCGTACCCGGCTGAACGACGAATTTGCGGCGCGCCATCAGGCCGCCGAGCAGCTGCAACAGGAACGTGACTTCTCCGCCACCCTGATCAACTCGGCCAACATGGTCATCTGCTGCATGGAGCCGGATCTCAACATCGCCAGCATCAACCCGGCAGCCATTCTGCTGACCGGCTACCACCAGCAGGAGATACTGCAGCACAACTGGCTGGATCTGTTCGTCAGCAAGGCCCAGCGCGACGAGCTGGCGGCCACCCTGGCCGATCACGGCTCCATCGAGGACAAAGAGGTCATCATGCATGACCAGCAGGGCCACGAGCTGGTGCTGCAATGGACCTTCGCCCCCTTCTACGAAGGGCCCAACCTCAAGTATCTGATCGGCTTTGGCTACGACATCACCCGCCTCAAGAAGGTGGAGCGGGAGATCATCCAGCTCAACGAACAGCTGGAGGGCAAGGTGGTGGAGCGTACCCGCAGCCTGAGCGATGCCAACGACCAGCTGGGCAAGGCCTACGACGATCTGAAACAGGCCCAGCAGACCCTGGTGGAGTCGGAGAAGATGGCCTCCCTCGGTTCGCTGGTAGCCGGCGTGGCCCACGAGATCAACACCCCCATCGGCATCAGCGTGACTGCCTCCTCCTACCTGCAGGAGCGGGTGGCCGACTTCAAGCAGCACATCGACTCCAAGCAGCTGTCGCGCTCCTATCTCACCGAATTTACCGTCAACCTCGACGAGTCCATGCAGCTGCTGCAGGGCAACCTGCGCCGCGCTTCGGAGCTCATCGCCAGCTTCAAGCAGGTGGCGGTGGATCAGTCGTCCGAGGCACGCTACAACTTCAGCCTCGCCGACAACCTGCACCAGGTGGTGGTCTCCCTCGGCCACAAGCTGAAGAAGGCCCAGTGCGAGGTGGATATCCAGTGCGATCCCAAGCTGTCGATCTTCTCCTTCCCCGGCAGCTTCACCCAGATCTATTCGAACCTGATCCTCAACTCTATCAACCACGGCTTCGACAACTGGGACAAGCCCAAGAAGATCACCATCAAGGTGGAACAGCAGGGTGAAGAGCTGCTGATCGACTACAGCGACAATGGCCGCGGCATCCCGCCCGAGATCTTGCCGCGCATCTTCGACCCCTTCGTCACCTCCAAGCGGGGCCAGGGCGGCAGCGGGCTCGGCACCCACATCATCTACAACCTGGTGGTGCAGCTGCTGCGCGGTCGCATCAACTGCGTCAGCGAGCCGGACAACGGCGCCCAGTTCCATATTCGCCTGCCGATCCAACATAACTGA
- the gorA gene encoding glutathione-disulfide reductase has translation MAQHFDYIAIGGGSGGIASANRAAMYGKKVALIEAKELGGTCVNVGCVPKKAMWYAGQIADALKYGADYGFDTTLNHFNWAKLVESRQAYIGRIHQSYQNVLGKNQITVIKGFARFVSSNTIEVNGEQYSADHILIATGGRPEVPAIPGAELGIDSDGFFELQSQPKRVAVVGAGYIAVEIAGVMQALGSETHLVVRKHAPLRNFDPMIHETLVEIMAQEGPKLHTHAIPKAVVKNADESLTLQLEDGRHLTVDCLIWAIGRVPATDNLNLAAAGIELDEQGFIPTDKFQNTAVANVYAVGDNTGRIQLTPVAVAAGRRLSERLFNNKPGEHLNYDLVPTVVFSHPPIGTIGLTEPEAIAEYGEGQVKVYRSQFTAMYSALTQHRQPTRMKLVCVGPEEKVVGLHGIGFAMDEILQGFGVAMKMGATKADFDNCVAIHPTSAEEFVTMR, from the coding sequence ATGGCACAGCATTTTGACTATATCGCCATCGGCGGCGGCAGCGGCGGCATCGCCTCGGCCAACCGGGCTGCCATGTACGGTAAGAAAGTTGCCCTGATTGAAGCCAAAGAGTTGGGTGGAACCTGCGTCAACGTCGGCTGCGTGCCGAAGAAGGCCATGTGGTATGCCGGCCAGATCGCCGATGCCCTGAAATATGGCGCCGACTACGGCTTCGACACCACCCTCAACCACTTCAACTGGGCCAAGCTGGTCGAGTCCCGCCAGGCCTACATCGGCCGCATTCATCAGTCCTACCAGAACGTGCTGGGCAAGAACCAGATCACCGTCATCAAGGGCTTCGCCCGCTTCGTCAGCAGCAACACCATCGAAGTGAATGGCGAGCAGTACAGCGCCGATCACATCCTGATCGCCACTGGCGGCCGCCCTGAAGTGCCGGCCATCCCGGGTGCCGAGCTGGGCATCGACTCCGACGGCTTCTTCGAGCTGCAGAGCCAGCCCAAGCGGGTTGCCGTGGTCGGGGCCGGCTATATCGCGGTGGAGATCGCCGGGGTGATGCAGGCGCTCGGCTCAGAAACCCACCTGGTGGTGCGCAAACATGCGCCGCTGCGCAACTTCGACCCCATGATCCACGAGACTCTGGTCGAAATCATGGCGCAGGAAGGGCCCAAGCTGCACACCCACGCCATTCCGAAAGCCGTGGTCAAGAACGCCGATGAGAGCCTGACCCTGCAGCTGGAAGATGGTCGCCACCTCACCGTCGACTGCCTGATCTGGGCCATCGGCCGCGTCCCGGCCACCGACAACCTCAATCTGGCCGCCGCCGGCATCGAGTTGGACGAGCAGGGCTTTATCCCGACCGACAAGTTCCAGAACACCGCCGTCGCCAACGTCTATGCCGTCGGTGACAACACCGGCCGCATCCAGCTCACCCCGGTGGCTGTTGCGGCGGGTCGCCGCCTCTCGGAGCGGTTGTTCAACAACAAGCCGGGCGAACACCTCAACTACGATCTGGTGCCAACCGTGGTGTTCAGCCACCCACCCATCGGCACCATCGGCCTGACCGAGCCGGAAGCCATCGCCGAATACGGTGAAGGTCAGGTCAAGGTCTACCGCAGCCAGTTCACCGCTATGTATTCGGCGCTGACCCAGCATCGCCAGCCCACCCGGATGAAGCTGGTCTGCGTCGGGCCGGAAGAGAAGGTGGTCGGCCTGCACGGCATCGGCTTCGCCATGGACGAGATCCTGCAAGGCTTCGGCGTCGCCATGAAGATGGGCGCCACCAAGGCGGACTTCGACAACTGTGTCGCCATCCACCCGACCAGCGCGGAAGAGTTCGTGACCATGCGATAA
- a CDS encoding potassium-transporting ATPase subunit C — protein sequence MIAIRTLLTLTLLLGVAYPLAVTGLAQLLFPWQANGSLLTNAKQQVVGSALLAQKFERADYFHSRPSASDFATIGGGASNLGMSSPLRAEFAAAAARAQPEARVPALLTRSASGLDPHLPLAAALAQVERVAGQRGLDPVQLTEQVKSAAQAGILGPQVVNILQLNLQLDHQKGA from the coding sequence ATGATAGCAATCAGAACCCTGCTGACCCTGACCCTGCTGCTGGGGGTGGCGTATCCGCTGGCCGTCACCGGGCTGGCCCAGCTGCTCTTCCCCTGGCAGGCCAACGGCAGCCTGCTCACCAACGCCAAGCAGCAGGTGGTCGGCAGCGCCCTGCTGGCACAGAAGTTCGAGCGGGCCGACTACTTCCACTCCCGCCCCTCCGCCAGCGACTTCGCCACCATAGGCGGAGGTGCCAGCAACCTGGGGATGAGCTCGCCGCTGCGGGCCGAGTTTGCCGCAGCGGCGGCCAGGGCGCAGCCGGAAGCCAGGGTCCCCGCCCTGCTGACCCGCTCCGCCTCCGGCCTCGATCCCCATCTGCCACTCGCTGCAGCGCTGGCTCAGGTAGAGCGGGTCGCCGGGCAACGCGGGCTGGATCCCGTTCAATTGACGGAGCAGGTCAAGTCGGCGGCACAAGCTGGTATCCTTGGCCCGCAGGTGGTCAACATTCTCCAGTTGAACCTGCAACTCGATCATCAAAAGGGCGCCTGA
- a CDS encoding sensor histidine kinase, which translates to MRDEVRADALLASLEQEHRGKLKVFLGAAPGVGKTYAMLQAVREQAKEGVDILIGVVETHGRQETLALLDKLAIQPRKLHLHRQQRLEEMDLDGLLARKPAIAVVDELAHSNAPGSRHEKRWQDVEELLGAGIDVYTTLNVQHLESLNDLVWQLTGVRVKETLPDQVLLEADSLVLIDLPPKELLGRLKEGKVYVPHQAKAALQSFFSLNNLTALRELAMQTAASHVEGDLQLQWQAAGKTTLPLRGKLMVCLGDQHGAALVRYGHRFAQRRQLPWLVVHIDSKGQRSVELEQALALASQLGAKVLTLSSPAVADTLLETAEQQQVSQLLLGKPHKAPWRRSLVQHLLKQAQGLEITLVDTEKRKPSLGLKPLHPKDIRQSLLAVAIMGTTSAAVWGLSHWLPPASLPMLFVLGVLATALTTSLMPAILAAVLGFVGHNLLFTAPYFSLSVASHSDLLTLFVLLIVGITAGRLASRQRQQLIGLRETQQLGNALLSLSQGLATASSPEEVLRQGSQAISLALGQPVFALDQHYQHRAGSTQHKPGQTDKAAIDWCLAQKQSAGAHTATLNAAEAQYHHLSDELVLGIVLANPLASSAEHQLQALLTDIRAALARIDLNERLADSQLQAETDRMRAALLSSVSHDLKTPLATIMGAGSTLLEYGDRISSEDRSELLHSVQDEARRLHSYVQNLLDMTRIGSPDFQLKRDWVDLADLVENARRRLDSSWRQHKLLVHFDQQIPRLYVHGALIEQVLVNILDNASRYSPAGTPIEFKVMLADPDLILDIIDIGVGIAESDRDKIFNLFYTQPVGDCGSRGTGLGLAISRAMIEAHGGRIWAFSGPNGNGTCMRISLPLALNAAAA; encoded by the coding sequence ATGCGTGATGAGGTGAGGGCGGACGCCCTGCTGGCGAGCCTGGAACAGGAACACAGGGGCAAGCTGAAGGTGTTTCTCGGTGCCGCCCCCGGTGTCGGCAAGACCTACGCCATGCTGCAAGCGGTGCGGGAGCAGGCCAAGGAGGGGGTCGACATCCTGATCGGGGTGGTGGAGACCCACGGCCGCCAGGAGACCCTGGCCCTGCTCGACAAGCTCGCCATCCAGCCGCGCAAGCTGCACCTGCACCGCCAGCAGCGGCTGGAGGAGATGGATCTGGACGGCCTGCTGGCCCGCAAGCCCGCCATCGCCGTGGTGGACGAGCTGGCTCACAGCAACGCCCCCGGCAGCCGCCACGAGAAGCGCTGGCAGGATGTGGAGGAGCTGCTCGGCGCCGGCATCGATGTCTACACCACCCTCAACGTGCAACACCTGGAGAGCCTCAACGATCTGGTGTGGCAGCTGACCGGGGTCAGGGTCAAGGAGACCCTGCCGGATCAGGTGCTGCTGGAGGCCGACAGCCTGGTGCTGATAGACCTCCCCCCCAAGGAGCTGCTCGGCCGCCTCAAGGAGGGCAAGGTTTATGTGCCCCATCAGGCCAAGGCCGCCCTGCAGTCCTTCTTCTCCCTCAACAACCTGACCGCCCTGCGCGAGCTGGCGATGCAGACCGCCGCCAGCCACGTGGAGGGGGATCTGCAACTGCAGTGGCAGGCGGCCGGCAAGACCACACTGCCGCTGCGGGGCAAGCTGATGGTCTGCCTCGGCGATCAGCACGGCGCCGCCCTGGTGCGCTACGGTCACCGCTTCGCCCAGCGCCGCCAGCTGCCCTGGCTGGTGGTGCACATCGACAGCAAGGGGCAGCGCTCGGTCGAGCTGGAGCAGGCACTGGCGCTCGCTTCCCAGCTGGGGGCCAAGGTGTTGACCCTCTCCAGTCCGGCGGTGGCCGACACCCTGCTGGAGACCGCCGAGCAGCAGCAGGTGTCGCAACTGCTGCTCGGCAAACCCCACAAGGCCCCCTGGCGCCGCTCGCTGGTGCAACACCTGCTCAAGCAGGCGCAGGGGCTCGAGATCACGCTGGTGGATACCGAGAAGCGCAAGCCCAGCCTGGGCTTGAAGCCGCTCCACCCCAAGGACATTCGCCAGAGCCTGCTGGCGGTGGCCATCATGGGGACCACCTCGGCCGCCGTCTGGGGCCTCTCCCACTGGCTGCCACCCGCCTCCCTGCCCATGCTGTTCGTGCTGGGGGTGCTGGCCACCGCGCTCACCACCAGCCTGATGCCCGCCATCCTGGCCGCCGTGCTGGGCTTTGTCGGCCACAATCTGCTGTTCACCGCCCCCTACTTCTCTTTGAGCGTGGCCAGCCACAGCGATCTGCTCACCCTGTTCGTGCTGCTGATTGTCGGCATCACGGCCGGGCGGCTCGCCTCCCGTCAGCGCCAACAGCTGATCGGCCTGCGCGAGACCCAGCAGCTGGGCAATGCACTGCTGTCGCTGAGCCAGGGGCTGGCCACCGCCAGCAGCCCGGAAGAGGTGCTCAGACAGGGCTCCCAGGCCATCTCACTGGCGCTGGGCCAGCCGGTGTTCGCCCTCGATCAGCACTACCAGCACAGGGCCGGTTCGACCCAGCACAAGCCGGGGCAGACCGACAAGGCGGCCATCGACTGGTGTCTGGCCCAGAAGCAGAGCGCCGGCGCCCACACCGCCACCCTCAACGCGGCCGAGGCCCAGTACCATCACCTCAGCGATGAACTGGTGCTGGGGATAGTGCTGGCCAATCCGCTCGCCTCCTCGGCCGAGCATCAACTGCAGGCCCTGCTCACCGATATCCGCGCCGCGCTGGCCCGGATCGATCTCAACGAACGGCTGGCCGACAGCCAGCTGCAGGCGGAGACCGACCGGATGCGTGCCGCCCTGCTCTCCTCTGTCTCCCACGATCTGAAGACGCCGCTGGCCACCATCATGGGGGCCGGCAGCACCCTGCTGGAATATGGTGACCGGATCAGCAGCGAAGACCGTAGCGAGCTGCTGCACTCGGTGCAGGACGAGGCGCGCCGCCTGCACAGCTATGTGCAGAACCTGCTGGACATGACCCGCATCGGCTCGCCGGATTTCCAGCTCAAACGGGACTGGGTCGACCTGGCGGATCTGGTGGAGAACGCCCGCCGCCGGCTCGACTCCTCCTGGCGCCAGCACAAGCTGCTGGTGCACTTCGATCAACAGATCCCCCGCCTCTATGTGCATGGCGCCCTGATCGAGCAGGTGCTGGTCAACATCCTCGACAACGCCTCCCGCTACTCGCCGGCCGGCACCCCCATCGAGTTCAAGGTGATGCTGGCGGACCCCGATCTCATCCTCGACATCATCGATATCGGGGTCGGCATCGCCGAGTCGGATCGGGACAAGATCTTCAATCTGTTCTACACCCAGCCGGTCGGCGACTGCGGCAGCCGCGGCACCGGGCTTGGCCTCGCCATTTCCCGCGCTATGATAGAGGCCCACGGCGGCCGCATCTGGGCATTTTCCGGCCCCAACGGCAACGGTACCTGCATGCGCATCTCCCTGCCGCTGGCGCTCAATGCAGCCGCGGCCTGA
- the kdpB gene encoding potassium-transporting ATPase subunit KdpB, whose amino-acid sequence MSKSASMSTDTIQVKGKKQKSQILQAMVEALYRFNPRALFGSPILFTLWLAAVMATLESLLGQPLSGVAPSLAWQLTAWLWLTLWFANFAETLAEGRGKARADSLKAGMSQLKARRVTSPQDDKGEWVPATSLLKGDLVLVRSGEMIPADGEVVAGIASVNEAAITGESAPVIRESGTDRSGVTGNTTVVSDQIWVHISNNPGESTLDRMIALVEGAKRQKTPNEMALDALLVGLTLIFLLVVATLPWFLDYNGTQVPRLYLLALFITLIPTTIGGLLSAIGIAGMDRLVKLNVIAKSGRAVEAAGDVRTLLLDKTGTITFGNRMADELIPAPGVDPSLLAQAAMLASIGDNTPEGKSILTLAGKSHTRPSQLESDIIIPFSAETRLSGLDRNGHHYRKGAVDAVLRYLSLDRKAVPELILKSVDNIARQGGTPLLVCTHEKLLGVVFLKDIIKPGIKARFQILRHMGIRTVMITGDNPLTAAAIAAEAGVDDFIAEATPEKKLAYIRQEQADGRLVAMCGDGANDAPALAQADVGLAMNEGTQAAKEAGNLVDLDSNPTKLLDVVLVGKQLLVTRGALTTFSIANDVAKYFAILPALFIAAYPQLGVLNLMQLGSPESAILSAIIFNALIIVALVPLALRGVSLQGSAASLLRRNLLIYGVGGLIVPFIGIKLIDLVITGLGLV is encoded by the coding sequence ATGAGCAAGTCCGCTTCAATGAGCACCGACACCATTCAGGTGAAGGGCAAGAAACAGAAATCACAGATCCTGCAGGCCATGGTGGAAGCCCTCTATCGCTTCAACCCCAGGGCGCTGTTTGGCAGTCCCATCCTGTTCACCCTCTGGCTGGCGGCCGTGATGGCGACCCTGGAGTCGCTGCTGGGGCAGCCGCTCTCCGGCGTTGCCCCATCGCTGGCCTGGCAGCTGACCGCCTGGCTCTGGCTCACCCTCTGGTTTGCCAACTTCGCCGAGACCCTGGCCGAGGGGCGCGGCAAGGCGCGGGCCGACAGCCTGAAGGCCGGCATGAGCCAGCTCAAGGCGCGTCGGGTCACCAGCCCGCAAGATGACAAGGGCGAATGGGTACCGGCCACCAGCCTGCTCAAGGGCGATCTGGTGCTGGTGCGCAGCGGCGAGATGATCCCGGCCGACGGCGAAGTGGTCGCCGGCATCGCCTCGGTCAACGAGGCTGCCATCACCGGCGAATCCGCCCCCGTCATCCGCGAGTCCGGCACCGACCGCAGCGGCGTGACCGGCAACACCACCGTCGTCTCCGACCAGATCTGGGTGCACATCAGCAACAACCCGGGCGAAAGCACGCTGGATCGCATGATTGCGCTGGTGGAAGGGGCCAAGCGGCAGAAGACCCCCAACGAGATGGCGCTTGACGCCCTGCTGGTGGGGCTGACCCTGATCTTCCTGCTGGTGGTGGCCACCCTGCCCTGGTTCCTCGACTACAACGGCACCCAGGTGCCCCGGCTCTATCTGCTGGCGCTGTTCATCACCCTGATCCCGACCACCATCGGCGGTCTGCTCTCCGCCATCGGCATCGCCGGCATGGACCGGCTGGTGAAGCTCAACGTGATCGCCAAGTCTGGCCGGGCGGTGGAAGCCGCCGGCGACGTGCGCACCCTGCTGCTGGACAAGACCGGCACCATCACCTTCGGCAACCGGATGGCGGACGAGCTGATCCCGGCCCCCGGCGTGGACCCCTCCCTGCTGGCCCAGGCCGCCATGCTGGCCTCGATCGGCGACAATACGCCGGAGGGCAAATCCATCCTGACCCTGGCGGGCAAGAGCCATACCAGACCGAGCCAGCTGGAGAGCGACATCATCATCCCCTTCAGCGCCGAGACCCGGCTGAGCGGGCTGGATCGCAACGGCCATCACTATCGCAAGGGGGCGGTGGATGCAGTGCTGCGCTACCTCTCGCTCGATCGCAAGGCGGTGCCCGAGCTCATCCTAAAATCGGTGGACAACATCGCCCGCCAGGGCGGCACCCCGCTGCTGGTCTGTACCCACGAGAAGCTGCTGGGGGTGGTGTTCCTCAAGGACATCATCAAGCCGGGTATCAAGGCCCGCTTCCAGATCCTGCGCCACATGGGGATCCGCACCGTGATGATCACCGGTGACAACCCGCTGACCGCCGCCGCCATCGCCGCCGAGGCCGGGGTTGATGACTTCATCGCCGAGGCGACGCCGGAGAAGAAGCTGGCCTACATCCGTCAGGAGCAGGCCGACGGCCGGCTGGTCGCCATGTGCGGGGACGGCGCCAACGACGCACCGGCGCTGGCCCAGGCCGACGTGGGCCTGGCCATGAACGAGGGGACCCAGGCCGCCAAGGAGGCGGGCAACCTGGTGGATCTCGACTCCAACCCCACCAAGCTGCTGGACGTGGTGCTGGTGGGCAAGCAGCTGCTGGTGACCCGTGGCGCCCTGACCACCTTCTCCATCGCCAACGACGTGGCCAAGTACTTCGCCATCCTGCCGGCCCTGTTCATCGCCGCCTATCCGCAGCTGGGGGTACTGAACCTGATGCAGCTGGGCAGCCCCGAGAGCGCCATCCTGTCGGCCATCATCTTCAACGCCCTGATCATCGTAGCGCTGGTGCCGCTGGCCCTGCGCGGGGTCAGCCTGCAGGGCTCGGCCGCCAGCCTGCTGCGCCGCAACCTGCTGATCTACGGCGTCGGCGGCCTGATAGTGCCTTTCATAGGCATCAAGTTGATCGACCTGGTTATCACCGGCCTGGGACTGGTGTAA